A genomic segment from Glycine soja cultivar W05 chromosome 18, ASM419377v2, whole genome shotgun sequence encodes:
- the LOC114397617 gene encoding probable protein phosphatase 2C 4: protein MQCKLLHFRHCHTHIQSSKLEPFTVFHSPMGNRISNLCLCSSGDASRRFENRAFFLSKQHQNSLGNSICYVRPDTCRFSVDDITLLTFRSVSGATVSANTSATPSTSLDDSLQHSVVLDSSASFESSGSFTSTLVPFQHQHARGFSVGGSTERGLYWGLRDRVVNGEGSIEKGYSEVAMKKGKRSKRNLKKVLSRAFLSIGRRSVLKKNDNTNARVSCSTGLSLQGAEGDNDNYLDGDECDVLMGCENLHWAQGRAGEDRVHIVICEDHGWVFVGIYDGFNGPDATDFLLNNLFYAVNDELKEMLCAHNKFESMAMDSDSLELEENVLLSGKGNGGVDGGCSSSEYKENYPIENEELNLECASEGEEGMNGINSQKVDLSHSDVLQALSEALRKTEDAFLKTVDEMIGHNPVLAMMGSCVLVMLMKGQDVYLMNVGDSRAVLATHTGEPLQLTMDHSTQVKEEVYRIRREHPDDPLAITKGRVKGRLSVTRAFGAGFLKQPKLNNAVLETFRVTYIGESPYITCFPSLHHHKLSTNDKFLILSSDGLYQYFTNEEAAAKVESFITMFPDRDPAQLLIEEALGRAAKKAGMEFHELLDIPQGERRNYHDDISIVIISIEGKIWRV, encoded by the exons ATGCAATGCAAGTTGCTTCACTTTCGGCATTGCCACACCCACATCCAAAGCTCAAAACTTGAACCCTTCACTGTCTTTCACTCACCAATGGGTAATCGAATCAGTAATCTCTGCCTCTGTTCCTCCGGCGACGCCTCCAGGAGGTTCGAGAACAGAGCTTTCTTCCTCTCCAAGCAACACCAGAATTCCCTCGGAAACTCCATCTGCTACGTGAGACCTGACACGTGCCGGTTCTCCGTTGATGACATCACCCTCTTGACTTTCCGGTCAGTGTCCGGCGCCACCGTGAGTGCAAACACGTCGGCGACGCCTTCAACTTCGCTCGATGATTCACTCCAACACAGCGTAGTTTTGGATTCCTCTGCTTCATTTGAGAGCTCTGGCTCCTTCACTTCCACTTTAGTGCCTTTTCAGCATCAACATGCTCGTGGATTCTCCGTGGGAGGCTCTACAGAAAGAGGGTTGTATTGGGGTCTTCGTGATCGTGTGGTGAACGGTGAAGGGTCTATTGAGAAAGGTTATTCTGAGGTAGCAATGAAGAAggggaaaagaagtaaaagaaatttgaaaaaggTTCTGAGTAGAGCGTTTTTAAGTATTGGGAGAAGatcagttttgaagaaaaatgatAACACTAATGCGAGAGTGAGTTGTAGTACTGGTTTGAGTTTGCAAGGTGCTGAGGGTGATAATGATAACTATTTGGATGGTGATGAGTGTGATGTGTTAATGGGGTGTGAGAATCTTCACTGGGCACAAGGGAGAGCTGGTGAGGATCGTGTGCATATTGTGATTTGTGAGGATCATGGATGGGTTTTTGTGGGGATTTATGATGGTTTTAATGGCCCAGATGCCACTGATTTTCTTCTCAACAATTTGTTTTATGCTGTGAATGATGAGCTCAAGGAGATGTTGTGTGCTCACAACAAGTTTGAATCCATGGCTATGGATTCAGACTCTTTGGAGTTGGAGGAGAATGTGTTGTTATCAGGTAAGGGAAATGGAGGGGTTGATGGTGGTTGTTCTTCAAGTGAATATAAAGAAAACTATCCAATTGAAAATGAAGAGTTAAATTTGGAATGTGCATCAGAAGGAGAGGAGGGAATGAATGGGATAAATAGTCAAAAAGTGGATTTGAGTCACTCAGATGTGTTACAAGCTCTTTCAGAGGCATTGAGGAAGACTGAAGATGCATTTTTGAAGACTGTTGATGAGATGATTGGTCACAACCCTGTGTTGGCTATGATGGGTTCGTGTGTTTTGGTGATGTTGATGAAGGGTCAAGATGTTTACTTGATGAATGTGGGAGATAGTCGTGCAGTGTTGGCCACTCACACTGGGGAACCTCTTCAGCTCACCATGGACCATAGCACTCAAGTGAAAGAG GAGGTTTACAGAATCAGGAGGGAGCATCCTGATGACCCTTTAGCAATAACTAAAGGCCGGGTGAAGGGTCGCTTGAGTGTCACAAGGGCTTTTGGGGCTGGGTTCCTTAAGCAG CCTAAGCTAAACAATGCTGTGCTAGAGACTTTCAGAGTGACCTACATAGGGGAATCTCCATACATCACATGTTTCCCTTCACTCCACCACCACAAGCTCAGCACAAATGACAAGTTCCTCATACTATCTTCAGATGGACTTTACCAATACTTCACCAATGAAGAAGCTGCTGCCAAAGTAGAGTCATTCATCACCATGTTTCCTGATAGAGACCCTGCACAACTTCTCATTGAAGAAGCACTAGGTCGAGCAGCAAAAAAGGCTG GTATGGAGTTTCATGAGTTGCTTGATATTCCACAAGGGGAACGCCGTAATTACCATGATGACATTTCCATTGTCATAATCTCCATAGAGGGAAAAATATGGCGGGTGTAA